The Anaeromyxobacter sp. Fw109-5 genomic interval ACCTGGAAGGACCTCACCGACAACGTGAACGGCCTCGCCGCGAACCTGACCACCCAGGTGCGCAACATCGCCAAGGTGACGACCGCCGTCGCGAAGGGCGATCTGTCCCAGAAGATCACCGTCGAGGCGAAGGGCGAGATCCTCGAGCTGAAGAACACCATCAACGTGATGGTGGACCAGCTGAACTCGTTCGCCGCGGAGGTGACCCGCGTCGCGAAGGAGGTCGGCACGGAGGGCAAGCTCGGCGGCCAGGCCGAGGTGAGCGGCGTCAGCGGCACGTGGAAGGACCTCACCGACAACGTGAACGCGATGGCCTCCAACCTGACCGTCCAGCTGCGGGACGTGTCCAAGGTGGCGACCGCGATCGCCAACGGAGACCTCACCCAGAAGATCACGGTCGACGTGAAGGGGGAGATCCTCCAGATCAAGGACGTCATCAACAAGATGGTCGACCAGCTGAACTCGTTCGCCGCGGAGGTGACGCGCGTCGCGCGCGAGGTCGGCACGGAGGGGAAGCTGGGCGGTCAGGCGAACGTGCGCGGCGTCAGCGGCACGTGGAAGGACCTCACCGACAACGTGAACTTCATGGCCTCGAACCTCACCACCCAGGTGCGGGGCATCGTGAAGGTCGTCACCGCCATCGCGAACGGCGACCTGTCGCAGAAGTTCGTGCTCGAGGCGAAGGGCGAGGTGGCCGCCCTCGCCGAGACCATCAACTCGATGACCGACACCCTCCGCACCTTCGCGGATCAGGTGTCGACGGTGGCGCGCGAGGTCGGCGTGGAGGGCAAGCTGGGCGCGCAGGCGCGGGTGCCGGGCGTCGCCGGCACGTGGAAGGACCTCACCGACAACGTGAACTTCATGGCCTCGAACCTGACCACGCAGGTGCGCGGCATCGTGAAGGTCGTGACGGCGGTGGCGAACGGCGACCTGTCGCAGAAGTTCGTGCTCGAGGCGAAGGGCGAGGTGGCCGCCCTCGCCGAGACCATCAACTCGATGACCGACACCCTCCGCATCTTCGCGGACGAGGTGACCGGGGTCGCGCGAGAGGTCGGCATCGAGGGGAAGCTCGGCGGTCAGGCGAAGGTGCCCGGCGCCGCGGGCACCTGGCGCGACCTCACGGACAACGTGAACCAGCTCGCCGGGAACCTCACCTCGCAGGTGCGCGCCATCGCGGAGGTCTCGACGGCGGTGACGAAGGGCGATCTCACCCGCTCCATCACGGTCGAGGCGCAGGGCGAGGTGGCCGCCCTGAAGGACAACATCAACCAGATGATCTCCACCCTGAAGGAGACGACGCAGAAGAACACCGAGCAGGACTGGCTCAAGACGAACCTCGCGAACTTCTCCAACATGATGCAGGGGCAGCGGAACATCGTCTCCGTGGCCCAGGCGATCATCTCGAAGCTCACGCCGCTCGTGAACGCCGCGCACGGCGCCTTCTTCCTGATGGACCGCGACGACGAGAGCGGCGCTCCGTCCCTGAACCTCATCGCGAGCTACGGCTTCGGCGGCAGGAAGACCCTCGCGTCCTCGTACCGCCTGAAGGAGACGCTCATCGGGCAGTGCGCGTTCGAGAAGCAGCGCATCCTGCTCTCGCATGTGCCGGCGGACTTCATCTACATCGCGACCGGGATGGGGGAGGCGCCGCCGCGCTCCGTGGTGGTCCTGCCGGTGCTGTTCGAGGGCGAGACGAAGGCGGTGATCGAGCTCGCCGCGTTCAAGGAGTTCAGCCCGAACCACCTGGCCTTCTTCGATCAGCTCATGGAGAACGTCGGCGTCATCCTCAACATGATCGGCTCGAGCATGCGGACCGAGGAGCTCCTGCAGGAGCTGAAGCGGTCCAACGCCGAGCTCGAGGCGCAGGCGGGCGAGCTGAACGAGAAGGCCAAGCTGCTCGAGCAGAAGAACAGCGAGGTCGAGCTCGCGAGCCGCAGCCTGGAGGAGAAGGCGGAGCAGCTCCAGCTCATCTCCAAGTACAAGTCGGAGTTCCTCGCGAACATGTCGCACGAGCTCCGCACGCCGCTCAACAGCCTGCTCATCCTGTCGAAGATGCTCGCCGAGAACAGGGAGGGGAACCTGACCTCGGAGCAGGTCAAGTTCGCGAGCACGGTGTACACCTCGGGCAACGAGCTGCTCGGGCTCATCAACGAGATCCTCGACCTCTCCAAGGTGGAGGCGGGGAAGATGCAGATCGACGCGCGCGAGGCGCCGCTCGAGACGGTGCGCGAGTACCTCGAGCAGAACTTCCGCCACGTCGCCGAGCAGAAGTCGCTCTCCTTCTCGGTCACGCTCGACGCCGAGCTGCCGAGGACCATCTTCACCGACGTCTCCCGCCTGCAGCAGATCCTCAAGAACCTGCTCTCCAACGCGGTGAAGTTCACCGCCAGGGGCGCCGTCGCGGTGTCGGTGGTCGCGCGGCGGGCGGGGCCGGGCGCCGAGGGCGACGCGATCGCGTTCGCGGTGACGGACACGGGCATCGGCATCCCGGCGGACAAGCAGCGGCTCATCTTCGAGGCGTTCCAGCAGGCCGACGGCACCACGAGCCGCAAGTACGGCGGGACCGGCCTGGGGCTGACCATCAGCCGCGAGATCGCGCGGTTGCTGGGCGGGACGATCGAGGTCGAGAGCAAGCCCGGCGAGGGGAGCACCTTCACGCTGCTGCTGCCCCTGCGGTACGGCGGCGCGGACGCCGCGCCGCGGCCGCCCGCCAGCGTCGAGGACAACCAGGCGGTCGGTCCCCTCCCCCGCGACGCCGACTTCTCGGGCCGGACCGTGCTCCTCGCGGACGACGACATCCGCAACGTGTTCGCGATCAACAGCGTGCTCGAGGCGCAGAGGATGCGCGTGCTCCACGCGGAGAACGGGCGGGACGCGATCCGGCTCCTGCGGGAGAACCCGGCGGTGGACCTCGTCCTCATGGACACGATGATGCCGGAGATGGACGGGCTCACCGCCATCCAGGAGATCCGGAAGATGGAGACGCACCGGGACCTGCCCATCATCTCCCTCACCGCCAAGGCGATGAAGGGCGACCGGGAGAAGGCGCTCGCGGCGGGCGCCTCCGACTACGTGGCGAAGCCGGTCGACCCGGACCGGCTGCTCGCGGTGATGCACGGCTGGCTGCAGGGGGAGGACGCGTGACGAAGCCCGTGAAGAACGAGCCCTCCGCGCTGGTCGCGGCGGCGACGGCGCTCGAGGAGGAGCTCGCCCGGATCTCGAGCGTCGCGCGCGAGGCGCAGCGCCTCCCGCTCGACTCGCAGCGCAACGTCGAGCGCACCGCCGAGAAGCTCGCGGAGCTCGGCGCGGTCGACGAGCGGCTCGGTCCGCTCGTGCAGCAGCTCATGGGCGCGGTGAGCGCCCTCGTGCAGGGGCAGCAGGAGCAGGCGGTGGCGCTCGCGGCGCGCGCGGAGGAGGTGCGCGCCCGGCGCGAGGTGCTGCGCGACCTCCTCGCCCGCTACGCGGGGCTCGGCCGGGCCGCCCAGGAGCTGAACGCGATGGTGCAGGCGTTCGCTGGCGGGGCGCAGCCGGGGACCGGCGGCGCGGAGCCGCCGTCGTTCCAGGCGGTGCGCGAGACCATGACGCGGCTCATCGGCGACGCGGAGGCCGTCGCGCGGGTCTCCGTCGAGCAGGGCTTCGAGGACCTGTCACGCCAGGCGGACGGGCTGCGCCAGAGCCTCCAGTCCGCGCGCAACAAGCTGAACCTGCTCGACGCCAGGGTCGAGCGCGGGGGCCCGCCCCAGTAGCGCGCCCGCGGCGGGAGCGTCGCGTCACAGGTAGTAGATGACGCGCTCGTCCTCCCAGAGGACCTGGTACACGGCGCGCCGCTGCGTCTCGGACTCGAGGCGCACGGCGACCGAGACGGAGTGGTACTTGCCTCCGGCGCTCGCGCGGACCCGGACCCGCTCGGCCGGCGCCTCGCCCACGATGCGCGCCACCAGCCGCCGCGCGTGCTCGGCGAAATCGTCCGCCGCCTGCCCCATGATCTTGAAGGTGTAGTCGAGCGGATAGTCGAGCGCCGGGGTGGGCGTCTGGTTCGATCCTGAGCGGTCCTGCATGCACGTACCCTAGTGAAGGGGGAGCGCCCGGGCCACCGAGGGCGGCAGGGCGAGCGGTTCCCTCTGCCCACCCTGCGCGCCGGGGCCCGTGACCTCGCGCGCCCGCTTGCGCGGGCACGCGCGAGGTCCCCGGCGGCGCCGCACGGCGGCGCGGGCGAGCTGCGCTTCACAGCAGGTTCGCCGCGAGCTCCGCGAGCGGGCTGCGCTCGCCCTTCGACATCGTGATGTGGCCCGCCAGGCGCTCGCTCTTGAACCGGTTCACCACGTGGATGAGGCCGTTGTTCGTCTGGTCCACGTAGGGGTTGTCGATCTGGTACGGATCGCCGGTGAGGACGATCTTCGTCCCGTCGCCGACGCGCGTGATGATCGTCTTCACCTCGTGCGGCGTCAGGTTCTGGGCCTCGTCGACGATGATGAACTGGTTCGGGATCGAGCGGCCGCGGATGTACGTCAGCGGCTCGATCTCCAGGATGCCCAGGTCGAGGAGCTCGTGATAGCCGCGCCCCGCCTTCTTCTCGGAGCGCGACAGGTTCATGAGGTACTCGACGTTGTCGAAGATCGGCTGCATCCAGGGGTTGAGCTTCTCCTCGACCGAGCCCGGCAGGTACCCGATGTCGCGCCCGAGCGGGAAGATGGGCCGCGAGACCAGGAGCTTCTGGTAGACGCCCTCCTCCATCGTCTTCTGCAGGCCCGCCGCGATGGCGAGCAGCGTCTTGCCGGTGCCCGCCTTGCCGACGATGGTGACGAGCCGGATGTCGTCGTTGAGGAGCAGGTCCAGCGCGAAGGACTGCTCCTTGTTCCGCGGCCGGATGCCCCAGACGCCCTCCTTCGGCGTCTTGATGAGCTGCACGAACGCCTGCCGCGGGGCGCTGTACTTCCCGACCGCCGAGTGCTGGGGGTTCGCGCGATCGCGGAGGACCACGAACTCGTTGGGGGGAGGCGGATCGGCCTCCGCCTGCCAGGGGAGCGAGCCGTTCGCGTAGAACTCGTTCACCGCGTCCGGCGAGACCTCCAGCTCGTCGACGCCGCTCCAGAGCTCGTCCAGCTCGACGCCCTCGACGTCGTAGTCCTCGGCGTGCAGCCCGAGCGCGTCCGCGCGGATGCGCAGGTTCGTGTCCTTGGTGACGAACACGGTCGGGAAACCGCGATCGCGGTCGAGGAGCTCGAGGGCGACGGCGAGGATCTTGTCGTCGACCGAGTGGCCGTCGACGGCGACGGTGGGGGGCAGCTTCCGCTCCGCGACGAGCACGCGGATGCGCCCCTTGCCCTCTCCGATCGGTACGCCATCGCGCAGCTTGCCCTGTACGCGGAACTCGTCCAGGTAGCGCGAGACCTGACGGGCGTTGCGACCGAGCGTCGAGAGGTCGCGCTTGAAGTTGTCGATCTCCTCGATGACGTAGATCGGGATGATGACGTCGTTGTCGCCGAACCCGAAGATGCTGCGCGGATCGTGGAGCAGGACGTTGGTGTCGAGGACGAAGTTCTTTTTCAAGCCGGGCCGGCCCCCCGCGGCAATCCCTCTCGCCGCGCCGTCAGTCTAACCCGGCGCGGGGGCGAGCGGCCACCGGCGGCGTGCCGGCCCCTCCTACCCCGCCGCGCGCCGGGGCGCACGCAGCGCGGCGGCGAGCACGGTCTGGTTACGGCCGTGGCGCTTGGCGTGGTAAAGGCACGCGTCCGCACGCTCCACCAGCTCCGGCTTCCTCGCGCCGTCCTCGGGCCAGGTGGCGACCCCGAGCGACATGGTCACGCGCAGCGGCCCCTGCTCGGTCTGGAACGTGACCGCCGCGAGCCGCTCGCGGATCCGCTCCGCGATGACGACCGCGCTCGCGCCGTCCGTCGCGGGCATCACGATCGCGAACTCCTCGCCTCCGTAACGCGCCACCACGTCCGTCTGCCGCGCGTCGCCGGCCAGCACGCGCGCGACGCCCCGCAGCACCTCGTCGCCGACCGGGTGTCCGTAGGTGTCGTTCACCGACTTGAAGTGATCCACGTCGCAGAGCAGCAGCGAGACCTTCTGGCCGCTGCGCGCAGCGAGCGCGAGGTGCTCGTCCAGGCGCGCCTGGAACGTGCGGTGGTTCGTGAGGCCGGTGAGGCCGTCGGTGGTGGCGAGCCGCTCGGCCTCCTCGTACAGCCGCGCCCGCAGGATGGACTGCGCCGCCTGGCCGGCGATGACCTCCAGCTGGCGCACGTGGTCGCCCGTGGGCGCGTGCTCTCGCGCCGCCCCGGCGAGCACCACGGTGCCGAGCACCTCCCCGGCGGCGCGCAGGGGCAGCACGCGGAACCAGCCGACGCCCTTGAGCGGCGTGGAGGCGTCGAGCAGCGTCGTGCGCGCGGGGTCGACGCCCGGCGCGGGCAGCGTCGCGTCGAGCTCGACCGCCTTCTGCACGAACCCGTCCCCGCCCGCCACGCGCTTCCCCTCGATCGCCCTCCAGCGCTCGCCGTGCACGGCGGCGACGCGGTGCGCGCGCTGCTTGCCGTCCTGCTGGACGAGGGTGACGGCCGCGTCCTGGAAGGAGACGATCTCGCGCGCGACCTCGACGATCGCCTGGAAGACCTCGTCGGGCGTCTTGGTGCGGTTCAGGCGGTCGATGGCCGAGTAGAAGCGCTCCTTCTCGTCGCGCGTGCTCTTGATGTCGCCCATCACGCGCTCGGCCTCGAGCGCGCGGAAGATCTCGGCGCACAGGGTTCGCACCAGCTTCTCGTCCTCGTCGGAGAACGGGAGCGGCTCGCGGCGATCCGCGACGATGACGCCGCGGACGTGCCCGCCGCGGCGGTCGACGAGCGGGACGACCAGCAGCGCGCCGGGGCGGGTCGCGTCGCGGTAGTAGGTCGCGACCTTCACCTCCCCGTGGAGGCGCACGGAGGTGAGGCGCGCGATGGCGGCGCCCAGCGCTCCCTCGCGGGCGGAGACCGCGCGCGCGATGGAGTCGCTCGAGGATCTGCACTCGCGCAGCGACAGCCGCTCGCCGGCGGCGTCCAGGAGGTACACGGCGCAGGTGTGGCTGCGGAGCGCCACCTCGGCGACCTCGAGGGCGCCTCGCATCGCGTTCTCCACCTCGGCGACCGACGCCGCCGTCCAGCGCGCGTCTCCGTCGGGTGCGGAGGCGTCAGCCCCGGAGGCGGTGAGCCGGAACTCGCGCGCCCGATCCGCGATCTCCTTGAGCCGCCGCTCCACGGCGCGCTCCTCCGCGCGGCGGGCGGCGCCGACCGGACCCGCGAGCACCGCGTGGTAGAGCACCGCGAAGAGCATCACGAACCCGGAGTGCATCACGGCCTCCGGCAGCTCGCCCGGACGGGCGCCGCGGCCCTGCCAGATCGCCACCTCGATCGCGACGGCGACGATCACCAGGGCCAGGCCCACCGGCCGCGCCATGAACGCGACGAGGAACGCCATCACGAGGTACACGAGCGGCTGCAGCGGGGAGTCCGCCCGCCCGCCGCTCACCGCCTGCGTCATGGCGTGGGCCGCGACGACGAACAGTCCTCCGAGCTCCAGCTGCTCCCGCCAGGTCGCCGCCTCTCCGGCGACGGCCCGCGCGGTGCGCCGCCAGACGGCCACCCCGAGCGTCGCCGCGAGCGCAGCCGTCGCGAGGGTCTGCGGCCAGCCGGGCGCGGCGGCGTCGAACGCGCCGAGCGCCACGAGCGTGCCCGTGCCGACCACCACCGTCGGCGTCAGGCTGCGCAGCGCGAGCCGCGCCGTGCGCCTGCGAGCGAGCGCGCCGAACGTCCCGCCGTCGCTGAAGAGGACGGCGTACAGGCGGACGAGCAGCGGCCGGGGGCGCTGGAGCGCCAGCCGGCGGCGCACCGTGGGCGTGGCTCCGATCGGCGCCCGCTGGGGCGCGCCGGGCGGCCGCGCCGTCACGGCCCGGCCTCCGGCGCGTCGCCCACCCAGTAGACCCGCTCGCCGGGTCGGACGAAGCGGAGCTCCTCGCGCGCAGCGCGCTCGAGGGCCGAGGGATCCGTGCGCAGCGCCCGGACCTCGCGCGAGAGCCGGGCGTTCTCGGCCGCGAGCCGGGCGTTCTCCTGCTCCATCCGGCGGGTGTCCTCCGCCAGGCGCAGGTACCTGCGCAGCCCGTCGGGATCGAGCGCGGAGAGCGCCGCGAGCAGCGCGAGCGCGCCGGCGAACCCCCTCCAGCCCCATCCTCGACCGCGTCTCCCGGACATCCCCCGAGGACGCTAGCAGCCGCCCCGGCGCCGTCCAGAAATCGGCCGGTAGCGCCCTGGGACCTGCGCCCACACGCAGCGCGGGCGGAGCTACTTCTTCAGCTGCTCGGCGAGGTAGTTCTGCGCGCCGACCTGATCGATCGCGGTGAGCTGGGTCTCGAGCCAGTCGGCGTGCTCCTCCTCGCCCTCCAGGATCTCCTCGAGCAGCTCCGCGGACCCGTTGTCGCCCTTCTCGCGGGAGAGGGCGATCCCCGCGTTCAGCGCGGCGATGGCGTCCTTCTCGAGCTGGAGGTCGAGCTGGAACATCTCGGGGACGCTCTCCCCGACGTTGACCTTGTTGTACCGCTGCACGTTCGGAAGCCCCTCGAGGTAGAGGATGCGCGCGATGAGCTCGTCGGCGTCCTTCATCTCGTCGATGGACTCGTGGCGGAACTTCTCGTACAGCCGCTCGTAGCCCCAGTTCTCGCAGATGCGCGCGTGGAGGAAGTACTGATTCACCGCGGTGAGCTCGTTGGTGAGCACCTGGTTCAGCAGGTCGATGATCGCGGGATCGCCCTTCACGTCGCTCTCCTCTCTCTCGTGGCGCCGCGCGCGCACGGCGAAGGCGCCTGATATAGGAGCCCCGATCGCATGCCGGCAATCGCCCTGCTGCTCCTCGCGCTCGCCCAACCCACCGGGGGCATCGTCTCGGAGACGCGCCCCGCGATGGGCGGGGTCGCGACCGTGACCCTCGCCGGGACGACGCCGGAGCGCGCGGCGCCCGCCATCGAGGCGGCGTTCGCGATCTTCGAGCGCGTCGAGTGGTCCATGAA includes:
- a CDS encoding PhoH family protein, with the translated sequence MKKNFVLDTNVLLHDPRSIFGFGDNDVIIPIYVIEEIDNFKRDLSTLGRNARQVSRYLDEFRVQGKLRDGVPIGEGKGRIRVLVAERKLPPTVAVDGHSVDDKILAVALELLDRDRGFPTVFVTKDTNLRIRADALGLHAEDYDVEGVELDELWSGVDELEVSPDAVNEFYANGSLPWQAEADPPPPNEFVVLRDRANPQHSAVGKYSAPRQAFVQLIKTPKEGVWGIRPRNKEQSFALDLLLNDDIRLVTIVGKAGTGKTLLAIAAGLQKTMEEGVYQKLLVSRPIFPLGRDIGYLPGSVEEKLNPWMQPIFDNVEYLMNLSRSEKKAGRGYHELLDLGILEIEPLTYIRGRSIPNQFIIVDEAQNLTPHEVKTIITRVGDGTKIVLTGDPYQIDNPYVDQTNNGLIHVVNRFKSERLAGHITMSKGERSPLAELAANLL
- a CDS encoding diguanylate cyclase, producing the protein MRRRLALQRPRPLLVRLYAVLFSDGGTFGALARRRTARLALRSLTPTVVVGTGTLVALGAFDAAAPGWPQTLATAALAATLGVAVWRRTARAVAGEAATWREQLELGGLFVVAAHAMTQAVSGGRADSPLQPLVYLVMAFLVAFMARPVGLALVIVAVAIEVAIWQGRGARPGELPEAVMHSGFVMLFAVLYHAVLAGPVGAARRAEERAVERRLKEIADRAREFRLTASGADASAPDGDARWTAASVAEVENAMRGALEVAEVALRSHTCAVYLLDAAGERLSLRECRSSSDSIARAVSAREGALGAAIARLTSVRLHGEVKVATYYRDATRPGALLVVPLVDRRGGHVRGVIVADRREPLPFSDEDEKLVRTLCAEIFRALEAERVMGDIKSTRDEKERFYSAIDRLNRTKTPDEVFQAIVEVAREIVSFQDAAVTLVQQDGKQRAHRVAAVHGERWRAIEGKRVAGGDGFVQKAVELDATLPAPGVDPARTTLLDASTPLKGVGWFRVLPLRAAGEVLGTVVLAGAAREHAPTGDHVRQLEVIAGQAAQSILRARLYEEAERLATTDGLTGLTNHRTFQARLDEHLALAARSGQKVSLLLCDVDHFKSVNDTYGHPVGDEVLRGVARVLAGDARQTDVVARYGGEEFAIVMPATDGASAVVIAERIRERLAAVTFQTEQGPLRVTMSLGVATWPEDGARKPELVERADACLYHAKRHGRNQTVLAAALRAPRRAAG
- a CDS encoding HAMP domain-containing protein — its product is MSKNETIPTRRRRPAPPSDGPERDAAAAGAPDRAWAGRSPGGRGGVTGDGARSRRRGGPPPGEAVVSGPVPRAARDGAAAREGLDGFTEWDLLSRASQDEVDQLADVLKAVKAGDFSVRLPYRRDGILSRVGEILNDILQLNEHVSVELLRVAKVVGQEGKMTERASVGPAKGAWAAGMSAVNQLIGDLVAPTNEVARVITAVAKGDLSQKMSLDIEGRPVRGEFLRIGTTVNSMVDQLNSFAAEVTRVAKEVGNEGKLGGQADVKGVSGTWKDLTDNVNGLAANLTAQVRNIAKVTTAVAKGDLSQKITVDARGEILELKNTINVMVDQLQSFAAEVTRVAKEVGNEGKLGGQADVKGVSGTWKDLTDNVNGLAANLTAQVRNIAKVTTAVANGDLSQKITVDARGEIYELKNTINTMVDTLRSFAAEVTRVAKEVGTEGKLGGQADVKGVAGTWKDLTDNVNGLAANLTAQVRNIAKVTTAVANGDLSQKITVDARGEIYELKNTINTMVDTLRSFAAEVTRVAKEVGTEGKLGGQADVKGVAGTWKDLTDNVNTMASNLTVQLRDVSKVAIAIAHGDLTQKITVDVKGEILQIKDVINKMVDQLNSFAAEVTRVAREVGTEGKLGGQAEVRGVSGTWKDLTDNVNAMASNLTVQLRDVSKVATAIANGDLGQKITVDVKGEILQIKDVINKMVDQLNSFAAEVTRVAKEVGTEGKLGGQAEVRGVSGTWKDLTDNVNGLAANLTAQVRNIAKVTTAVANGDLSQKITVDARGEIFELKTTINTMVDQLRSFAAEVTRVAKEVGTEGKLGGQAEVRGVSGTWKDLTDNVNGLAANLTTQVRNIAKVTTAVAKGDLSQKITVEAKGEILELKNTINVMVDQLNSFAAEVTRVAKEVGTEGKLGGQAEVSGVSGTWKDLTDNVNAMASNLTVQLRDVSKVATAIANGDLTQKITVDVKGEILQIKDVINKMVDQLNSFAAEVTRVAREVGTEGKLGGQANVRGVSGTWKDLTDNVNFMASNLTTQVRGIVKVVTAIANGDLSQKFVLEAKGEVAALAETINSMTDTLRTFADQVSTVAREVGVEGKLGAQARVPGVAGTWKDLTDNVNFMASNLTTQVRGIVKVVTAVANGDLSQKFVLEAKGEVAALAETINSMTDTLRIFADEVTGVAREVGIEGKLGGQAKVPGAAGTWRDLTDNVNQLAGNLTSQVRAIAEVSTAVTKGDLTRSITVEAQGEVAALKDNINQMISTLKETTQKNTEQDWLKTNLANFSNMMQGQRNIVSVAQAIISKLTPLVNAAHGAFFLMDRDDESGAPSLNLIASYGFGGRKTLASSYRLKETLIGQCAFEKQRILLSHVPADFIYIATGMGEAPPRSVVVLPVLFEGETKAVIELAAFKEFSPNHLAFFDQLMENVGVILNMIGSSMRTEELLQELKRSNAELEAQAGELNEKAKLLEQKNSEVELASRSLEEKAEQLQLISKYKSEFLANMSHELRTPLNSLLILSKMLAENREGNLTSEQVKFASTVYTSGNELLGLINEILDLSKVEAGKMQIDAREAPLETVREYLEQNFRHVAEQKSLSFSVTLDAELPRTIFTDVSRLQQILKNLLSNAVKFTARGAVAVSVVARRAGPGAEGDAIAFAVTDTGIGIPADKQRLIFEAFQQADGTTSRKYGGTGLGLTISREIARLLGGTIEVESKPGEGSTFTLLLPLRYGGADAAPRPPASVEDNQAVGPLPRDADFSGRTVLLADDDIRNVFAINSVLEAQRMRVLHAENGRDAIRLLRENPAVDLVLMDTMMPEMDGLTAIQEIRKMETHRDLPIISLTAKAMKGDREKALAAGASDYVAKPVDPDRLLAVMHGWLQGEDA
- a CDS encoding DUF493 domain-containing protein, with the translated sequence MQDRSGSNQTPTPALDYPLDYTFKIMGQAADDFAEHARRLVARIVGEAPAERVRVRASAGGKYHSVSVAVRLESETQRRAVYQVLWEDERVIYYL
- a CDS encoding septum formation initiator family protein — its product is MSGRRGRGWGWRGFAGALALLAALSALDPDGLRRYLRLAEDTRRMEQENARLAAENARLSREVRALRTDPSALERAAREELRFVRPGERVYWVGDAPEAGP
- the bfr gene encoding bacterioferritin, which produces MKGDPAIIDLLNQVLTNELTAVNQYFLHARICENWGYERLYEKFRHESIDEMKDADELIARILYLEGLPNVQRYNKVNVGESVPEMFQLDLQLEKDAIAALNAGIALSREKGDNGSAELLEEILEGEEEHADWLETQLTAIDQVGAQNYLAEQLKK